The genomic DNA TGAACAAGGCCATTGAGACCTGGAGAAAAAACCTTTATACTACGCATTATTGTACACGAAGAGTGGCGGGGGTACGAGTACGCTCAGGTACATGATCCATGCAACGTATTTTCGCTTCCGCATAAAACTTGCCGAACCATTGGAAAACCGATGGATTTGTGAGAGGTGTAAAGTGAAAGGTGTTGACAAACGACTCGATCAGTCGGTATAATAATTTTTGTTTGTTTGGAGTGATAGTGATGCAACTATTTTTTCGTAAAGTAGCAACAAGTGATGGTCCTTTTCCGATCCGTGAAGCTCTTAATGTGAGTGAATTGGTGGATGATCGTCCTGATGTTACGGCCGTTTCCCCGCTGGAGACCGATTTGGTCGCCGTTAGTCTGGGTCAAGGCTTAATGAGCGTGGAAGGCACGTTGACCGCAGGTCTGGACATGCTGTGCTCACGCTGTTTGAGTCCGATGCACGAGGATTTGAAAATTGAATTCCGTGAACGGTTTAAGCAAACCTCTTCGGTTGGCGAAGAGGAGGGTGAAGATGGCGAATTTATCGCAGTGACGGGGGATTCCTTCGACATTGCACCGTATTGTGAAGAGCTGTTTGTACTGCACGTGCCGTTTGCGCCTGTGTGCAGTGAGAATTGTCAAGGGATCGCTCCTGCGGCCGGACAAAACTGGAGCGTTGGCTCCGATGACAGAGACGATGACGATACGAAAAAGATTGATCCGCGTCTGGCAGGGCTTAAGGATTTTTTTAAATGAGAATTGAGTTCAATTCTGACAAATCATCATCCACTTGTGCGGAGGAGTTAACCGACGCATGGATGTTGCAGGCTTGATTCACCGGCTGTGAGGTAGCTGCTTTCGGCAGTTTCCTTCAGTCTTGAATGAGATAAGAAGTCACACCCGTTATACGGGTTGATCTGGTTAAGGAGGTGGGAATAATGGCAGTACCTCAACGGAGAACATCCAAAACTCGTCGCGACAAACGTCGTACTCACTTTAAACTGGCAGTACCAGGTATGGTGAAATGCTCCGAATGCGGCGAATTGAAACTTGCTCACCATGTGTGCAAAGTTTGCGGAACGTACAAAGCTAGAGAGATTATCTCTCAATAATGTCCGATAAGCGGATTCTGTGGAATCTTCGCAGGAAAAGTAGCGCTTCACTTTAGTGAGGCGCTACTTTTTTTTGTCTTCGTACTTTCTTTTTGCGGCGGCATGCTATATACTATTTTAGTACCAGGTTCTAAGAAAGAAGGACCGAAGGGGTTCTTTATACATACAAGATGACAAATCGGCATAACCATTCGCCGCTAGCACGTGGAGTAACCCGAGCCGTCGGCTAAACGGTAGTTTATTGCAGGGAAAGGAGGCGCCACTGATATCGAACGTTTGCCAAAGAGACAGAGACAGCAACGGCTGACTCAATTAATTGATGAGAATCCGTTCGTAACGGATCAGGAACTGACAAGACAGCTTAAGGTGAGCATTCAGACGATTCGCCTGGATCGGATGGAATTGGGTATCCCGGAGCTGCGGGAGCGACTGAAGCTGATGGCTGAGCGTTCCTACGATCAGGTTCGCTCCCTGCCTTTACATGAAGTGATCGGGGATATCGTTGATCTCCAGTTGGACAGGAGTGGTATTTCCATTTTTGAAATTAAAGAAGAGCATATCTTTTCACGTACCGGCATTGCGCGGGGGCATTATGTGTTTGCCCAGGCCAATTCATTGGCTGTTGCCGTGATTAATGATGAGATAGCGTTGACTGCTTCAGCGGATATTCGCTTTGTCCGCCCTGTTCATTTGGGGGAAAAGTGCATTGCCAAAGCATATGTGCGTTCAAATCCCGAGCAAAAGGGAAAAGCCAAAGTGGAAGTGTTTGCTTACGTGGGAGAAGAAATGGTGTTCCAGGGGAACTTTATCATTTACCGCTCCACAGAGGAAGAGTATAGCGAAGGAGGAAGTCAGCATGCGGATCGCCATTGATGCCATGGGGGGAGACAATGCTCCCGAGGCGACAGTAGAGGGCGCGTTATCTGCGGCGGCGGAATGGAAGGATACAGACATTACGCTGGTTGGTGACCGGGGACGAATTGAATCGGTGCTGAACGGCAGAGTGCTGCCCGCGAATCTCAGCATTCGTCATACATCTGAAACGATAGATGCACAGGACGAGCCTGTGAAGGCAGTACGACGTAAAAAGGATGCCTCAATGGTCGTAGCTGGCCGAATGGTCAAAGAAGGCGAAGCCGATGCCATGATATCGGCAGGTAATACAGGTGCGCTGATGACGACAGGGCTGCTGGTGGTCGGGAGAATGGAAGGCATTGAGCGTCCTGCTCTCGCACCGATGATTCCGACGATTGACGATCAGGGTGTGCTGGCGCTGGACTTGGGAGCTAATATGGACGCCAAGCCTGAACATCTTGCCCAATATGCGCTGATGGGTAGCTTGTACCGCCAAAAGGTTCATGGTGTGGCTTCCCCCAGAGTGGGTTTGCTGAATGTTGGGACGGAAGCCGGGAAGGGCAATGAACTGACGAAACTGACTTTCCCTCTGATTGAGCAGTTGCCTGTTAATTTTGTAGGAAATGTAGAGTCCAGAGACGTACTGACCGGGAATTGCGATGTGCTGGTGTGTGACGGATTCGCCGGAAACATCATGCTGAAATCGCTGGAAGGTACGGCGGGTGCGATATTTTCTCTCTTAAAGGAGCAGTTTAGTAAATCTTTAAAGACCAAGCTGGCAGCGGCCCTGATTATGCGTGAGCTTCGCGGCTTGAAAGATAAGCTGGACTACAAAGAGCATGGCGGTGCTCCCTTGCTGGGGCTTAGCGGACTCGTCTTGAAGGGCCACGGTTCATCTGACAGCATTGCCGTCAAAAACGCGGTAAGACAGGCCCGTACGGCCTTGCAAAACCAGTTGGTGGAAAGTATATCCAAGGAAATCAGCAGGAAGTGAGTGACGATATGAATAATTTGCGGTCGGTTGGTGTTATCGGAACAGGGAAATACGTGCCTGAGAAAATATTGACGAACAAAGATTTGGAAGCAATTGTGGAAACAAGTGACGAATGGATTGTCAGCCGTACAGGAATTCAGGAGCGCCACATTGCGGCTCCAGAGCAGGCCACATCCGATCTGGCTTATGAAGCAGCGATTAAGGCATTGGCATCCGCAGGTATGACAGCACAGGATTTGGATCTGATTATTGTGGCTACGGTTACGCCGGACATGGCGTTTCCTTCGACTGCCTGCATTCTTCAGGACAAGCTTGGAGCCAAAGGCGCAGCGGCTTTTGATTTGTCTGCGGCATGCTCAGGGTTTGTATATGGGCTGGCAACTGCCACGAGCTTTATTAAAACGGGCATTTATAATAATGCGCTAGTCATTGGGGCAGACTGTCTTTCCCGAATTACGGATTATACAGATCGCAATACCTGTGTTCTTTTTGGAGACGGTGCAGGAGCAGTAGTAATTGGTGAAGTACCTGAGGGTAGAGGATTCCAATCCTTTGATCTAGGAGCCGAAGGAGCAGGAGGCGGATTGCTTAAGCTGGAAGCTGGCGGCTCACGTTTGCCTGCAAGTGCGGATACCGTGGAGAACAAGCAGCACTATATTTATATGAACGGACGCGAAGTCTTCAAGTTTGCGGTACGTGTTATGGGAACGGCAACCGTCGATGTGCTTGAAAAAGCAGGGCTTTCCAAAGATGATATTGATGTGTTCGTTCCGCATCAAGCCAATATTCGCATTATCCAATCGGCGATGCAGCGTTTGGATCTACCGGAAGAAAAGGTTGTTATTAATGTTCATAAATATGCGAATACATCAGCAGCATCGATTCCTCTTGCACTGGTGGAAGCAGCCGAGGAAGGCCGCATGAAGGAAGGCGACCGGGTATTAATGGTGGGCTTCGGTGGTGGTTTGACTTGGGGCGCGTCGGTTCTTGTCTGGTAAGAAAGCGGCGGGTTTGATACAATATTGAATTTGTCTGGTACTTTACAGGACAAGCATTGGATACAGAGAGGTGCATGCAAGATGGGCAAAACGGCATTTATATTTCCCGGTCAGGGTTCACAAGCTGTAGGTATGGCTAAAGATGCTTATGAAGCGGTTCCTGCGGCAAGAGAAGTGTTTCGCCAAGCGGACGAACGGTTGGGCTTTGCGCTAAGCTCACTGATTTTTGAAGGTCCGGATACGGCCTTGAAGCAAACATCCAATACGCAGCCTGCGCTGTTGACGGCGAGTATTGCGTTGTATGAAGCGTTCAAGGAAAAGGGTATTCGCCCTGATTACGTGGCTGGACACAGTCTTGGAGAATACAGCGCACTCGTTGCTTCCGGCGTACTTGCATTCGAGGATGCAGTTGAAATCGTTCGTACTCGTGGTGAGTTCATGGAGCAAGCCATTCCTGACGGACAAGGCGGGATGGCTGCTGTATTGGGAGCCGATCGTGAAGCGCTGGCAACTCTATGCCGTGATATTACAGAATCCGGTCAACTGGTTGAACTGGCGAACATCAACTGTCCGGGACAGATTGTCGTATCCGGTGCGAAGGAGGGCGTAGCCGCTGTCGCTGAACGCGTGAAGGAAGCGGGTGGCAAGCGTGCTATTACTTTGGAGGTCAGTGGTCCTTTTCATTCTTCGTTGATGAAGGAAGCAGCGATTAAGTTGTCCGGCAAGCTGGAAGACGTAGCTTTCTCCAAGTCTCAGGTTCCGGTTGTAGCCAATGTCACTGCGAAACCTGTGCGTGAGGGTGGCGAAATTCGCCAGCTGCTGGTCGAGCAGGTCTATTCCCCGGTATTGTGGGAAGACAGTGTAGCATGGCTGCTGGAGCAGGGAGTTGACACTTTTATCGAGTTCGGACCGGGCAGTGTTTTGACCGGACTGGTTAAAAAGATTGACAAAACGGTTAAGCTGTATAATATAAGCAACCTGGAATCGCTTGTTTCGGTAACGGAAGCCTTGGAGGCCCGTTAAAAGTAGCAATTACCGCCTTAACGGTTATATACTTGCAAGGGGAGGTAGGATCATGTCTAAGCCATTAAGTGGCAAAACGGCGCTCGTTACAGGGGCGTCACGGGGGATCGGTCGCAGTATTGCATTGGCGTTGGCTGAAGCGGGCGCTAATGTAGCGGTAAACTACGCTGGTAGTGAAGCGGCTGCGGCAGAGGTTGCGGAGCAAATTCGTGCCAAAGGCGTAGAAGCTATTATGGTCCAGGCTAATGTCGGTCGCGCCGACGAGGCAGATCGGTTAATCAAGGATGTGATCGGCGCTTGGGGCCAGATCGATATTCTGGTGAATAATGCCGGAATAACAAGAGATAATTTAATCATGCGTATGAAGGAAGAGGAGTTCGATCAGGTGATCGAAACGAATCTGAAAGGTGTGTTTAATTGCCTCAAGGCAGCGACTCGTCCGATGATGAAGCAGCGCTCCGGTCGGATCATCAATATTTCTTCCGTTGTCGGTGTACTCGGCAATGCAGGACAAGCCAACTATGTGGCTGCCAAAGCAGGAGTGATCGGCCTTACCAAATCGTCTGCAAGAGAACTTGCTTCGAGAGGTATTACAGTCAACTGCGTAGCCCCGGGATTTATTGATACCGAAATGACACAGGTGCTTGCTGATGATTTGCGTGACAATATGCTCAGCGGTATTCCGCTGGCCCGTCTCGGACGGCCTGAGGAAATTGCGGATGTGGTGCTATTTTTGGCCTCTGATGCTTCCTCATACATGACGGGCCAGACTTTGCATGTGGATGGCGGCATGTACATGTAGCTACATGTTGCTAATCCTCATGCCCGGAAGAAGAGTAGTGATTGAAAACTCTCTTCTATGGCATTTTAATTGTAATTTTCGTATAATACCTAAGGAGGAGGTGAGCCGGATGTCCGACGTATTGGAGCGCGTAAAACGCATTGTCGTTGACCGTTTGGGAGCCGACGAAGCCGAAGTTACACTTGAAGCATCTTTCAAAGATGATTTAGGCGCTGATTCTCTCGATGTAGTTGAATTGGTTATGGAATTGGAAGATGAGTTTGATATGGAAATCTCTGATGAAGATGCAGAGAAAATTACAACCGTAGGTGAAGTTGTAAAGTACATACAATCTCATACCTAATTCAAGTCAACAAAAGTCCCGTTCTGTTACAGGCGGGACTTTCTCCTAATCATACAGATTGAACTAAAGACGGAATTGCCGCGTGTTCTTGAGCTTGGCATGACTTAGTCAAGGCTGGAGTATGCGGCATTACTAACTTTAGTTGATTCTATATTATTTTTGCACACAAGAGCGTATGGCCTTGAAATACAATATGCAGTAGACATAGAGGTGATTATCTTTGAAACAACGTGTTGTCATAACAGGAATGGGTGTAATCACTTCGCTGGGACAGGATTTGAACACACTATGGGATAATCTGATGGCTGGAAAATCTGGCGTCAGTGAAATCGAAGCTTTCGATACCAGTGAATATACAACGAAAATTGCCGCTTCTATTAAGGATTTTAATCCTGAGGATTATATAGAGCGCAAGGATGCCCGTAAAATGGACCGTTTTGTACAATTCGCCGTTGCCGCCAGTAAATTGGCACTCAAGGATAGCGGACTCGTAATCGGAGAGAACGCCGATGCCGAGCGTGTTGGTGTATCTGTTGGTTCCGGTATTGGCGGATTGGGTACCTGGGAGGATCAGCACAATGCGCTGATTGAAAAAGGACCTAAACGCGTAAGCCCTTTCTTTATCCCGATGATGATTGCTAATATGGGTTCCGGTCAAGTGTCGATTTCACTCGGCGCTAAAGGACCGAATACATCACCAGTTACGGCTTGTGCAACAGGTAGTCATGCGATAGGCGATTCGTTCCGCATGATTCAACGTGGTGATGCTGACGCTATGATTTGCGGTGGTGCCGAGGCAACGATTCGTCCGATCGGAATGGCTGGCTTTTGTTCGATGCGGGCGATGTCCACTCGTAACGATGAGCCTGAGAAGGCAAGCCGTCCTTTTGATATAGACAGAGACGGATTTGTTATGGGTGAAGGCTCCGGTGTTCTGATCCTGGAATCATTGGAGCACGCTTTGAAGCGTGGCGCACGCATTTACGGCGAAGTGATCGGCTATGGTCTGTCAGGCGATGCACATCATATGACAGAGCCAGATCCGGAAGGTGCAGCACGCTGTATTAAAATGGCGATCCGCGACGCAGGGTTGAATCCCGAAGATATTGATTATATCAATGCGCATGGTACATCTACGCCAGTTGGTGATAAATCGGAAACAGAAGCGGTTAAGAAAACGCTTGGAGAGCACGCCTATAAAGTTGCGATTAGCTCAACCAAGTCAATGACAGGGCACTTGTTGGGTGCAGCCGGAGGTGTTGAAGCCGTGATCTGCGGATTGGCTCTCCAGCATCAGATCATTCCGCCGACGATCAATCTGGATAATCAGGATCCGGCTTGCGATCTCGATTATGTACCTAACGAGCCGAGAAAAGCGAAACTGAATGTCGTGATGTCCAATTCCTTTGGTTTTGGCGGTCACAATGCTACGGTTATTCTAAAAAAATATGAAGCGTAAGGGGTCAGTTCGTTGAGTGGAGACTTGAAGCAATTACAGCAGAAACTTCATATTCAATTCAACAACCGGCAGCTTCTGAAGCAGGCCTTTACGCACGCTTCCTACGTAAACGAACATCGGTTTAGTCAGCATGCAGACAATGAGCGGCTTGAATTTTTAGGCGACGCAGTTCTGGAGCTGACCGTATCCGAGCAATTGTACAATCAGTACCCTAACCGGCCGGAAGGCGAGCTCACCAAGCTGCGTGCAGCCATTGTCTGTGAGCCTTCTCTGGTGAAATTTGCTGTCGGACTTGAGTTCGGGCAATATGTACTGCTTGGCAAAGGTGAAGAGCTGACAGGCGGGCGTACTCGTCCTGCTCTGTTGGCCGATGTATTCGAAGCGTTCGTAGGCGCGCTTTATTTGGATCAGGGTCTGGATGCCGTCCGGTCGTTTCTGGAACGTTATATTTTTCCTCAAATCGTGTTAAATGGTAAGCTTCAGATGAGTGATTTCAAAACAGAGCTTCAGGAACTGACGCAGCATCATAACATGGGGATGCTTGAATACAAGATTGTGGAGGAACGCGGACCTGCCCATGAGCGCGAGTTTGTAGCTGAGGTGTATA from Paenibacillus sp. FSL R10-2782 includes the following:
- the fapR gene encoding transcription factor FapR → MPKRQRQQRLTQLIDENPFVTDQELTRQLKVSIQTIRLDRMELGIPELRERLKLMAERSYDQVRSLPLHEVIGDIVDLQLDRSGISIFEIKEEHIFSRTGIARGHYVFAQANSLAVAVINDEIALTASADIRFVRPVHLGEKCIAKAYVRSNPEQKGKAKVEVFAYVGEEMVFQGNFIIYRSTEEEYSEGGSQHADRH
- a CDS encoding acyl carrier protein is translated as MSDVLERVKRIVVDRLGADEAEVTLEASFKDDLGADSLDVVELVMELEDEFDMEISDEDAEKITTVGEVVKYIQSHT
- the rpmF gene encoding 50S ribosomal protein L32 is translated as MAVPQRRTSKTRRDKRRTHFKLAVPGMVKCSECGELKLAHHVCKVCGTYKAREIISQ
- a CDS encoding DUF177 domain-containing protein translates to MQLFFRKVATSDGPFPIREALNVSELVDDRPDVTAVSPLETDLVAVSLGQGLMSVEGTLTAGLDMLCSRCLSPMHEDLKIEFRERFKQTSSVGEEEGEDGEFIAVTGDSFDIAPYCEELFVLHVPFAPVCSENCQGIAPAAGQNWSVGSDDRDDDDTKKIDPRLAGLKDFFK
- the fabG gene encoding 3-oxoacyl-[acyl-carrier-protein] reductase, with product MSKPLSGKTALVTGASRGIGRSIALALAEAGANVAVNYAGSEAAAAEVAEQIRAKGVEAIMVQANVGRADEADRLIKDVIGAWGQIDILVNNAGITRDNLIMRMKEEEFDQVIETNLKGVFNCLKAATRPMMKQRSGRIINISSVVGVLGNAGQANYVAAKAGVIGLTKSSARELASRGITVNCVAPGFIDTEMTQVLADDLRDNMLSGIPLARLGRPEEIADVVLFLASDASSYMTGQTLHVDGGMYM
- a CDS encoding beta-ketoacyl-ACP synthase III, giving the protein MNNLRSVGVIGTGKYVPEKILTNKDLEAIVETSDEWIVSRTGIQERHIAAPEQATSDLAYEAAIKALASAGMTAQDLDLIIVATVTPDMAFPSTACILQDKLGAKGAAAFDLSAACSGFVYGLATATSFIKTGIYNNALVIGADCLSRITDYTDRNTCVLFGDGAGAVVIGEVPEGRGFQSFDLGAEGAGGGLLKLEAGGSRLPASADTVENKQHYIYMNGREVFKFAVRVMGTATVDVLEKAGLSKDDIDVFVPHQANIRIIQSAMQRLDLPEEKVVINVHKYANTSAASIPLALVEAAEEGRMKEGDRVLMVGFGGGLTWGASVLVW
- the rnc gene encoding ribonuclease III; this translates as MSGDLKQLQQKLHIQFNNRQLLKQAFTHASYVNEHRFSQHADNERLEFLGDAVLELTVSEQLYNQYPNRPEGELTKLRAAIVCEPSLVKFAVGLEFGQYVLLGKGEELTGGRTRPALLADVFEAFVGALYLDQGLDAVRSFLERYIFPQIVLNGKLQMSDFKTELQELTQHHNMGMLEYKIVEERGPAHEREFVAEVYMDSERLGTGTGRSKKEAEQQAAAVALNRLKLAES
- the plsX gene encoding phosphate acyltransferase PlsX; this encodes MRIAIDAMGGDNAPEATVEGALSAAAEWKDTDITLVGDRGRIESVLNGRVLPANLSIRHTSETIDAQDEPVKAVRRKKDASMVVAGRMVKEGEADAMISAGNTGALMTTGLLVVGRMEGIERPALAPMIPTIDDQGVLALDLGANMDAKPEHLAQYALMGSLYRQKVHGVASPRVGLLNVGTEAGKGNELTKLTFPLIEQLPVNFVGNVESRDVLTGNCDVLVCDGFAGNIMLKSLEGTAGAIFSLLKEQFSKSLKTKLAAALIMRELRGLKDKLDYKEHGGAPLLGLSGLVLKGHGSSDSIAVKNAVRQARTALQNQLVESISKEISRK
- the fabD gene encoding ACP S-malonyltransferase, with the translated sequence MGKTAFIFPGQGSQAVGMAKDAYEAVPAAREVFRQADERLGFALSSLIFEGPDTALKQTSNTQPALLTASIALYEAFKEKGIRPDYVAGHSLGEYSALVASGVLAFEDAVEIVRTRGEFMEQAIPDGQGGMAAVLGADREALATLCRDITESGQLVELANINCPGQIVVSGAKEGVAAVAERVKEAGGKRAITLEVSGPFHSSLMKEAAIKLSGKLEDVAFSKSQVPVVANVTAKPVREGGEIRQLLVEQVYSPVLWEDSVAWLLEQGVDTFIEFGPGSVLTGLVKKIDKTVKLYNISNLESLVSVTEALEAR
- the fabF gene encoding beta-ketoacyl-ACP synthase II — translated: MKQRVVITGMGVITSLGQDLNTLWDNLMAGKSGVSEIEAFDTSEYTTKIAASIKDFNPEDYIERKDARKMDRFVQFAVAASKLALKDSGLVIGENADAERVGVSVGSGIGGLGTWEDQHNALIEKGPKRVSPFFIPMMIANMGSGQVSISLGAKGPNTSPVTACATGSHAIGDSFRMIQRGDADAMICGGAEATIRPIGMAGFCSMRAMSTRNDEPEKASRPFDIDRDGFVMGEGSGVLILESLEHALKRGARIYGEVIGYGLSGDAHHMTEPDPEGAARCIKMAIRDAGLNPEDIDYINAHGTSTPVGDKSETEAVKKTLGEHAYKVAISSTKSMTGHLLGAAGGVEAVICGLALQHQIIPPTINLDNQDPACDLDYVPNEPRKAKLNVVMSNSFGFGGHNATVILKKYEA